CAACACCCAGAGTAAGTTGAGTTAAATCATTCGTTCCTATAGATACACCATCCACTCCCACTTCCAAGAACTTATCGATCAATATTACGGTGCTGGGCACTTCTACCATGATCCACAGTTTGAAATCTTTGGTTCTGTACAATCCGACCCTATGCATTATGTCTTTGACTTGTTTGAGTTCGCCCACTCTCCGAACGAACGGTATCATCAACCACAGATTCTTGAGCCCGTAATCCTCCCTAACTCTCTTTATGGCCTTCAATTCCATCTCAAACACTTCTGGGTCATGGATATACCGTGCAGCACCTCTGAACCCGAGCATCGGGTTCTCCTCCTCCTTCTCGTACCTTTCGCCACCTTCCAAAGACCTGTATTCATTCGTTTTGAAATCTGTTGCTCTGTAAACAACAGGTCTCGGATAGAACGCTGCAGCGATGGTCCTCAACCCGTCAGCCAACGCATCGATAAACTTATCCTGCTCTCCTTCATCGATGAAGGCACGCGGATGTTTGCCGATCCCGGCAATCATAAATTCCGCACGTAACAAACCTACTCCATCAACGGGCATAGCAGCAACCTCTTGAGCACGTTTAGGTTCGGCAAGGTTGACATAGATCTTGGTAGCAGTAATAGGTACGTATTCACTCACTGCTTTTCCGGAGAGAATATGTCCTGGCTCGACCGTTTTCTTAGGCTCCTCAAGTTTAACATCACCTTCATATACTATCCCTCTGGTAGCATCAACAGTCACAAACATCCCATCTTTAAGCACTTCCGTAGCGTTACCCGTACCTACTATGCACGGCACACCCAATTCACGGGATACTATGGCCGCATGGGACGTTGCACCGCCGGCATCGGTTATTATTGCAGCCGCTTTCTCCATTGCGGGCACAAAATCCGGTGATGTCATGTATGTAACGAGTATTTCGCCTTCCTTCAACTTATTGATATCATCCTTTGTAGGTATAATCCTAACCTTGCCTTTTCCGATACCTGGGGACCCTGGCAACCCGCGGACCAGAACCTTTGCTGACCTGGAAACATCGATTTTAACTTCCCTCTTGATCGTCTCTGAAAGTGTGGTGATAGGACGTGCCTGAACTATGTAGAGTTTGTTATTCTCCATCGCCCATTCGATATCCTGAGGTCTTCCGTAATGCTTTTCTATACGCATACAGATATCCGCAAGCTCCAGAATCTTTTCATCAGGTAACTTCTGTTTATCCTGCAGATCTTCCGGAACCTCAACATGCTCATTCTTCTCACGCACCTTGGCTATCTTCCATGTCTGTTTGACAATGCGTTTGTCCACTATGTTCATATTAGATTTACGTACCACATACCTATCAGGTGTTAAGGAACCGGAAACCACCGCTTCACCCAAACCGTAAGCGGCCTCTATCACCAGAAGGTCTGGGTCTTCGGACACGGGATCAACAGTGAAAGCTACTCCCGCAACATCTGATTGAACCATCCGTTGCACAACTGCGGACAATCCCACTTTAAGATGGTCAAACCCGTTCTCCTCACGATAGAAGATGGCGCGCGGTTCGAACAGTGAGGCCCAACATTCCTTAACTGCCTGCACAACATCGCCAGGTGTAGAGACGTTGAGAAAGGTAGATTGTTGCCCTGCAAAACTCGCGTTCGGCAGGTCCTCGGCAGTAGCAGAACTCCTCACAGCCACATACACATCTCTACCGTTGCCCAGCTTCTTATAAGCAGAAACGATCGCATCACGAATCTCCTTAGGTATCTCACCGCTCAGTATCGCGTTTTTAATAACTGTAGATGCTTTATTCAGTGCATCGATATCATGAACATCTAAAGATGCGGTCTGTTCGGAGATGACCTTATCTATACCGTTGCGGTATATGTGTTCAAAGTACGCACCGCTGGAGACGCAGAACCCTTCCGGAACAGGAAACCCAGCACGCGTCATCTCGCCTAAATTCGCACCCTTCCCGCCGACTTCGGGTATGTTCTCTTTGGTCAGTTCATCAAACCAATATATCGTCTTCATACCATCACCACCTTTATGAAATTGTTGAACATTACAATATTTTATTTAAGATAACACTTTACTTTAGTTCGGTTAAAACTTTTTCAAACGCATTTTTCAAATCATCGGTGTACGCCACAAGCACAACCTCTTCGATGAACCTATTCCTCGATTCGTAAGATTTTATTTCGTCAACCATAACCCGTGCCGCCTTGATAGGGCCCAATCCGCCTATACCTGTACCCATGCCCGGCATAGCAATCTTTCTGAGTTCCAATCCGTCAGCCACACGTAGGGCAGCATGCACGGCTTTTCGTACGCGTTGTTCATCTGTGCGCATAGCAGGTTTCTCCATAGTAGGTGCGTGAATCACGTAACGGGCCTTTAACCTACCAGCGGTCGTTGCCACAGCCCTGCCTATCTGGATCGGTGCATTGGCCATTGCTTCAGATTCGATACTCTTGCCGCCAGCACGCCTTATCGCAAGGGCTACACCTCCACCCATGATACCCAACGAATTGGCTGGATTAACGATAGCATCAGCATCGATTTCGGTTATGTCCCCTTTAACCACACTGATCCTGATCGGTCTCATACGCCCACCGTATCAGTCGGTCTTCCGCTTACGGTATTCTTCCAGGTCTCTGATCACGTTGACCTTGTAACCGCATGCCGGACACCTACCGTCCTCGGTAAGGTCTATCTTGAGTACGTTAAACCCGTAACGTTCTATAACCTTGTGACCGCAGTTCGGACAGAATGTATTCTCTCCCTCATCACCGGGTATGTTACCCGTGTACACGTATTTCAAACCTTCGTCCAACCCGATCTCCCTGGCACGACGAAGCATTGCCAAAGGTGTGGGAGGTAGGGTCATCTTGTAAGCAGGGTAATAAGCGATGAAATGCAGAGGGATCTCGGGATCAAGGTCTTTAATCCAACTGACCAGTTGACGAATGTCATCGTCGGAATCGTTCAAAGTGGGAATAAGCAGAGCAATAATTTCTATATGACCCCTTTTGTAAAGGCGTTTTATCGAATCAAGCACAAAATCAACATGCACACCGCCGCAAACTTCGTTGTAAAACTTTTCATCCATAGATTTGATATCTATTCGAGACGCGTCTATCCTATCCATCTTGTCTATGGTCTCCGGAGACATGTAACCGTTTGTGACAAACACATTGTACAACCCTTTTTTGTATGCTATCTCTGCCGTATCGTAAGCGTATTCAAAGAATACTGTCGGTTCTGTGTATGTGTAAGCGATTCCTTGCGCACCGTACCGCTCGGCGAGTTCAACGATGCGTTCGGGAGGGATGTCTTCACCGCGTACTTCGTGCGATTGACTGATCTCCCAGTTTTGACAGTTTAAACAATGAAAATTGCAACCTACCGTCGAAAAAGAAAACGCTTCGGTAGCAGGCATGAAATGGTAGAACGGTTTCTTTTCTATAGGGTCGACGTTCCAAGCCACGGTTTTGCCGTAGACGAGTGAGTAAAGTTTACCCCCAACATTTTTACGGACACCGCATTCTCCTCTCTCGCCGTCCTCTATAACGCAATACCTCCTGCAGAGGTAACAGTTAACCGTCGTGCCTTTAAGAACGCGGTAATTCATCGCCTCTTTCATCAGAAGATAAGAAGAAGGTCAGATTTATAAAGATTTGTGAATGTAAATTATCATCCGTTTTGACGGGCCCGTAGCTCAGCTTGGCAGAGCGGCTGGCTTTTAACCAGTAGGTCGGGGGTTCAAATCCCCCCGGGCCCGCTGAACAAACACATGGGTGGTAAGGATGGAACGTAACGTTTTGGTGAATGTGATAGGGTTGGGTGCGCTTGTAGCGCTTTTAGTTCTGTCAGGATGTTTCAGTGTCACTGTAGAGCAACAGGTTCATAAGAACGGTGACAGTACCCTGACGTACAGAATGAATCTCAGTAAACTCTTCAGTCTTGCTGCAGCAAGCAAGAACATCACTCCTCCGACAGAAGACGAGATATGTAAGAATTATACTGAAAAGGGAATAAAATGTTCGTATTCAAACGGTGTAGTGACTCTGGAAAAAGATGTAAAACTCTCAGAAGCGGACTTCTACACGTTTGATGTTAAACAAGGTAATTTCGGTGAAAAAACCTACAAAGTGGTAATTACAAAGATGCCTAAGATACCATCCGCAAATAGTTCATCAAATACGAGTATGGATCTGTTGAACTCCACCGAGAATGTTTTCACCGACCCTTCAGCACCTATGGCAGCACAGATGTACAGAACGATGGGCATAAATATCACATACGTTGTTAAAATGCCTGCTAAGGTCACAAAAGCGGAAGGTGCAGTAAGTGTAAAGGATAATGTTGCTGTCTTTGACGTATTAGAAAGGTTGGAACATCAGAAGAACATAGTGGTAGAAGCCAAAGAAGAGGGTTCGATACTCTATATAGTGTTGGGGATCGGAGCAGTGATCGTGATAGCGTTGATAGGCATTGCCATAAGCAAAATGAAGAGAAAATAAAAACCTACTTTATTTTATTCCATTCTTCATTTTTGTTCCCCTATTTTTGTTTTTTAGAAGTTGTAGTAAAATAAAAACGAAAGGGTAATTGGAATGAAATACTGTGCCAGATGCAGAAATCTGGGAAGACTACGAAAAGGTACTGTTAGAGTGGGAAGACAATGGTTCTGTGAAGAATGTTTTCAGGTGTACGTGATCAACCAGGTTAAACGAACTATTGAGAAATATAAACTTATAGCGCCAAAGGATAAAGTGTACATAGGGTTATCTGGAGGTAAGGATAGCGCTGCCCTTTGTCACATATTAACCAAATTAACTGAAGAGTACGATTTTTCTTTGAAAGCCTTTCATATAAATCTCGGTTTTGGAAGTTATTCAGAAATGTGCGAAAGAGTTGTAAGAGAGCAAGCCAAGATCTGCAATATCGATTTAGACGTGATAAAACCAGACGTAGAGATTAAAAGGTATGGAAATAGAGAAATTTGTGCGGTTTGCGGTGCTGTAAAAAGGTATCTGATGAACAAACATGTTAGAGAGGCAGGCGGTACAAAGATCGCAACAGCGCATACACTGGAAGACCAAGTACTCTTTTTGATAAAAAATTATCTTGCTTGGCATCCAGAGTATATGATAAAACAGTATCCGTATCTACCTGAAGAAAAGATAAACGGTAAGACTGTAATGGTTGCACGGATTAAACCTTTGTTCTTTGTTTCCGAAGAGACGCTTAAAAAGTATGTGGAGATCGTCAACATCCCTGTTGTTCATGAGGAATGCCCTTACAGAAACAGAAAACGTGATTTGGAAAGAGAGGCGATAGAAAATATGGATAACGTATTTACCAATTTCAAACTACTTACCGTGAAGAACTTTTTGAACCATATCCGACCTATTCTCAATAAGAGTGGGCAGTACACCACTCCAAACGTACTCAAACAATGCAAACTATGCGGGGAACCTACATCAACAGACATATGTTTGTACTGTCGACTCAAACAGATGAACGATCAAGAAAAAAGATAAAGAAGATGTTCTATTCATTGTACAACAGCCTACCTTCACCGAATACTAAAACGGGATAGGACGTCAATGAAAACGGATCTCCGTTCCAAGCAACAAACGATGCCCATTTGCCTCTATCCAATGTACCCAAGATTCTATCGATACCTAGGATCTTGGCATTCCTCTTGGTTATGATTGACAAGGCCTCTTCCTTTCTCAGTCCCATCCTTATAAACCATCGCAAGGTTAACATCAGATTAGATTGTAATATGACTGGATGGTCCGACATCAAACCGAATTCTACACCCGATTCCAAAAGATATTTTATGTTTCTCCAATCTTCGTTTTTGAGTTCCACTTTGTAAGGGAAGGAATCGAGAGGTCCGTACACTACACGCACGCCCCTTTTCTTGAGCATGTTGAACGTTTCTATATCCGCAACGTTGCACGCATGTTCGACAGTGAACTTTATACCGAACTCGTCAGCGAACCTGATAAGCGCAGTTATATCATCGGATTTGTGAACATGCACTCTGAGAAATTCCTTACCTGAAAGTATGTCCGCAATAACAC
This region of Candidatus Micrarchaeota archaeon genomic DNA includes:
- the ppsA gene encoding phosphoenolpyruvate synthase; translated protein: MKTIYWFDELTKENIPEVGGKGANLGEMTRAGFPVPEGFCVSSGAYFEHIYRNGIDKVISEQTASLDVHDIDALNKASTVIKNAILSGEIPKEIRDAIVSAYKKLGNGRDVYVAVRSSATAEDLPNASFAGQQSTFLNVSTPGDVVQAVKECWASLFEPRAIFYREENGFDHLKVGLSAVVQRMVQSDVAGVAFTVDPVSEDPDLLVIEAAYGLGEAVVSGSLTPDRYVVRKSNMNIVDKRIVKQTWKIAKVREKNEHVEVPEDLQDKQKLPDEKILELADICMRIEKHYGRPQDIEWAMENNKLYIVQARPITTLSETIKREVKIDVSRSAKVLVRGLPGSPGIGKGKVRIIPTKDDINKLKEGEILVTYMTSPDFVPAMEKAAAIITDAGGATSHAAIVSRELGVPCIVGTGNATEVLKDGMFVTVDATRGIVYEGDVKLEEPKKTVEPGHILSGKAVSEYVPITATKIYVNLAEPKRAQEVAAMPVDGVGLLRAEFMIAGIGKHPRAFIDEGEQDKFIDALADGLRTIAAAFYPRPVVYRATDFKTNEYRSLEGGERYEKEEENPMLGFRGAARYIHDPEVFEMELKAIKRVREDYGLKNLWLMIPFVRRVGELKQVKDIMHRVGLYRTKDFKLWIMVEVPSTVILIDKFLEVGVDGVSIGTNDLTQLTLGVDRDNPRLANEFDERNEAVLESVRRVIEACRRHGVTVSVCGQAPSVYPEFAEKLVEFGVTSMSVNPDVIIKTRKIVAAAEKRVMLKLLRELRQQS
- a CDS encoding macro domain-containing protein; this encodes MRPIRISVVKGDITEIDADAIVNPANSLGIMGGGVALAIRRAGGKSIESEAMANAPIQIGRAVATTAGRLKARYVIHAPTMEKPAMRTDEQRVRKAVHAALRVADGLELRKIAMPGMGTGIGGLGPIKAARVMVDEIKSYESRNRFIEEVVLVAYTDDLKNAFEKVLTELK
- the amrS gene encoding AmmeMemoRadiSam system radical SAM enzyme; the protein is MKEAMNYRVLKGTTVNCYLCRRYCVIEDGERGECGVRKNVGGKLYSLVYGKTVAWNVDPIEKKPFYHFMPATEAFSFSTVGCNFHCLNCQNWEISQSHEVRGEDIPPERIVELAERYGAQGIAYTYTEPTVFFEYAYDTAEIAYKKGLYNVFVTNGYMSPETIDKMDRIDASRIDIKSMDEKFYNEVCGGVHVDFVLDSIKRLYKRGHIEIIALLIPTLNDSDDDIRQLVSWIKDLDPEIPLHFIAYYPAYKMTLPPTPLAMLRRAREIGLDEGLKYVYTGNIPGDEGENTFCPNCGHKVIERYGFNVLKIDLTEDGRCPACGYKVNVIRDLEEYRKRKTD
- a CDS encoding adenine nucleotide alpha hydrolase family protein, translating into MKYCARCRNLGRLRKGTVRVGRQWFCEECFQVYVINQVKRTIEKYKLIAPKDKVYIGLSGGKDSAALCHILTKLTEEYDFSLKAFHINLGFGSYSEMCERVVREQAKICNIDLDVIKPDVEIKRYGNREICAVCGAVKRYLMNKHVREAGGTKIATAHTLEDQVLFLIKNYLAWHPEYMIKQYPYLPEEKINGKTVMVARIKPLFFVSEETLKKYVEIVNIPVVHEECPYRNRKRDLEREAIENMDNVFTNFKLLTVKNFLNHIRPILNKSGQYTTPNVLKQCKLCGEPTSTDICLYCRLKQMNDQEKR